The nucleotide window CTTGGATGTCAGCCGCCTGCCCGTAGCGGACCTCGGTGAACTTCGGGAAGTCCCCGCCGGTGTCCTTATAGCTGGTCACACCGGTGCGACGACCGAGTTCACCCAGCTGCTCGGCGCTGAGCTCCACCCCGGTCGCCGCTGGGATGTTGTAGTACATGATCGGGATGTCGACCGCCTCGGTGACGGCCGCATAGTGGGCGATGAGCGCATCGAAATCGGGGGCGTCGTAGAAGGGCGGGACGATCATCACAGCGTCGGCTCCTGCGTCCTTCGCGTCCCGGGTGAGTTCGATCGTCTCCGCTGTGCTCAGGGCGCCGGTGCCGGCGACGACGGGCACGCGTCCCGCGGCTGCTTCGATGTAGGCCCGGTTGGAGGCCTTGCGTTCCGCGACGGTCAGGGAGGTGAATTCCCCGGTGGATCCGCCGGGCACGAGTCCGTGGACTCCATTGCCGACGATATGGTCGACCTGTCGGCGAATGCCTTCGGTGTCGATCTCGGACCCATCTGCGGTGAAGGGGGTGACGACGGCGGCCAAGACGCCGGTGAACTGCTGTGTGGTCATGGGGCTTTCCTGTTCTGTTCGGGCACGAGTGGTGCGGGTGGTGAGCGGGTGCGGCTCGGGTGGCCGTCCGGTGTGGGTTCAGAATCGGTTCGGGGACACCCGGGCGAGAAGTTCGTCGGGCAGGGTCGAGCTTCCGTCCGTCATGAGCCCGGCGAGCAGGCGGGCGGATCCGGGTGCCAGTGTCAGACCGAGCATCGAGTGTCCGGAGTTGATGTAGGCATTCTGCGCCGATCCGAGACGTCCGATGACGGGGAGGCCGTCCGGGGTCATGGGACGCGAGCCTGCCCACGGGGTCTGCTCACCGTCGCCGTCGTCCCAGTCACGGAAGGCTTCCTGCGCGGACCGGCGGATGGCGCCGACGCGGATGTCGTTGACTCGGTCGTCCTTGCTTCCGAATTCCATGGTTCCGGCCAAGCGGAGCATGCCGTCCAGCGGAGTGACTGCGACGCGAGCGTCTT belongs to Brevibacterium spongiae and includes:
- a CDS encoding dihydrodipicolinate synthase family protein, encoding MTTQQFTGVLAAVVTPFTADGSEIDTEGIRRQVDHIVGNGVHGLVPGGSTGEFTSLTVAERKASNRAYIEAAAGRVPVVAGTGALSTAETIELTRDAKDAGADAVMIVPPFYDAPDFDALIAHYAAVTEAVDIPIMYYNIPAATGVELSAEQLGELGRRTGVTSYKDTGGDFPKFTEVRYGQAADIQALNGWDTLTFAAFALGAEAGVWGAASVVPGLCSELYEAVVVNKDLDRGRKLWEKINPICVFLESHNYAGAIKAGTALVGVDAGPTRSPILPLAEEFVDEFRGLLRSAGVEVVG